Proteins from one candidate division KSB1 bacterium genomic window:
- a CDS encoding type II toxin-antitoxin system RelE/ParE family toxin, whose translation MQRVALRKLRMLNRAKILKDLLVPPGNRLEVLRGSRKGQHSIRVNNQWRICFEWHENDAHNVEITDYH comes from the coding sequence ATTCAACGCGTTGCGTTAAGAAAATTACGAATGCTAAATCGTGCAAAGATTTTAAAGGATTTATTGGTGCCCCCAGGAAATCGACTGGAGGTTTTACGCGGTAGTCGTAAAGGTCAGCACAGTATTCGTGTTAATAATCAATGGAGAATTTGCTTTGAATGGCATGAGAACGATGCCCACAATGTTGAAATAACCGATTATCATTAA
- a CDS encoding HigA family addiction module antidote protein translates to MSLKKMSPLHPGEILFEEFLKPMGLSQNRLALDIRVPARRINEIVQGKRRITADTALRLAKYFDMSPQFWLGLQMDYDLDTAEDKLSKRLDSEIRIYQAA, encoded by the coding sequence ATGAGTTTAAAAAAAATGTCTCCTTTACATCCCGGTGAAATTCTCTTTGAAGAGTTTTTAAAACCGATGGGTCTAAGTCAAAATCGCTTGGCACTTGACATTCGAGTTCCGGCCCGCCGGATTAACGAAATTGTCCAAGGTAAGCGTAGAATAACAGCCGATACTGCTTTGCGTCTGGCAAAATATTTTGATATGTCGCCCCAATTCTGGCTTGGATTGCAAATGGATTATGACCTTGATACCGCTGAAGATAAACTTTCAAAACGCCTTGACTCTGAAATTCGAATATATCAAGCTGCTTAA